Proteins from one Salvelinus sp. IW2-2015 linkage group LG32, ASM291031v2, whole genome shotgun sequence genomic window:
- the LOC111956566 gene encoding LOW QUALITY PROTEIN: cadherin-2-like (The sequence of the model RefSeq protein was modified relative to this genomic sequence to represent the inferred CDS: inserted 1 base in 1 codon; deleted 2 bases in 1 codon), whose translation MYLYEGRGLLLLTLLAALQIATEGRGTPPLCRPGFSEDMYVAEVPESAEKGQALFNVKFVNCGQGGLVQFECSNPFDFRIEADGVVYALRPLTVSTLRAVPLVIVARDETNQQQWQTQVRLTPPIGQSQQVQDIQLPQLCPGLQEIWFPSRQTDSSSVGLKRMKRDWVXPPINVPENSRGEFPQDLVRIRSDNDKNRSLRYSVTGPGADQPPTGIFIIHPISGELSVMKPLDREHISNFHLRAHAVDLNGNQVESPIDIVINVIDMNDNRPEFIHQIWNGTIPEGSKPGTFVMTVTSVDKDDPKTANGMLRYKIVSQNPESPTSNMFTINNKTGGIITVAAGLDREKVPQYTLIIQATDMEGNPMYGLSNTATAVIKVTDINDNPPEFTAETFFGEVPENRVNVIVANLTVTDKDQPNTPAWNTVYKITGGDPTGRFSVPTDPTTNEGLVTVVKPIDYEISRTYVLTVVAVNEVSLARGIHSPRQSTATVSIRVIDVNESPNFEPNPKLIKLEEGMQPESALTTFTAQDPDRFMQQTIRYTRLSDPANWLRIDPNTGHITTIAVLDRESPYVKDNMYSATFLASDSGIPPASGTGTLQIFLLDINDNAPHVYPQETEMCEKPEPNGFNITALDGDLSPNAGPFAFELANRPSDVRRNWTITRLSGDFAQLSLKISFLESGIYEIPIIITDSGNLPMSNTSYLRVKVCQCDHNGDCTDQQHIVAAGLGTGAIIAILLCIIILLILVLLFVVWMKRRDKERQAKQLLIDPEDDVRDNILKYDEEGGGEEDQDYDLSQLQQPDTIEPDAIKPVGIRRMDERPLHPEPQYPIRSAAPHPGDIGDFINEGLKAADNDPTAPPYDSLLVFDYEGSGSTAGSLSSLNSSSSGGDQDYDYLNDWGPRFRKLADMYGGSDD comes from the exons TGAAGTTTGTGAACTGCGGCCAAGGTGGACTGGTGCAGTTCGAGTGCAGTAACCCGTTCGACTTCCGTATAGAGGCTGACGGAGTGGTCTACGCCCTCAGGCCCTTGACCGTGTCCACCCTCCGGGCGGTGCCCCTAGTGATCGTGGCCAGGGACGAGACCAATCAGCAGCAATGGCAGACCCAAGTGAGATTAACGCCACCTATAGGCCAGAGCCAACAG GTTCAAGATATCCAGCTCCCCCAGCTCTGTCCAGGTCTCCAGGAGATCTGGTTCCCATCgcggcagacagacagcagctccGTGGGC CTCAAACGCATGAAAAGGGACTGGG ATCCCCCAATCAACGTCCCAGAGAACTCCAGAGGAGAGTTCCCCCAGGACCTGGTCCGG ATCCGGTCGGACAATGACAAGAACCGCTCCCTGAGGTACAGTGTGACTGGACCCGGGGCCGACCAGCCGCCCACTGGCATCTTCATCATCCACCCCATCTCTGGAGAGCTGTCCGTCATGAAACCCCTggacagagaacacatttccaactTCCAT CTGAGAGCCCATGCTGTGGATCTGAATGGTAACCAAGTAGAGAGCCCCATCGACATTGTAATCAATGTGATTGACATGAACGACAACCGGCCCGAGTTCATCCATCAGATCTGGAACGGCACCATCCCTGAGGGCTCTAAACCAG GGACCTTTGTTATGACGGTAACGTCTGTTGACAAAGATGACCCCAAAACAGCCAATGGGATGCTGCGCTACAAGATCGTATCCCAGAATCCTGAGAGCCCGACATCCAACATGTTCACCATCAACAATAAGACAGGAGGCATCATTACCGTCGCAGCCGGCCTGGACAGAGAG AAAGTGCCTCAGTACACGTTGATCATCCAGGCCACAGACATGGAGGGCAACCCCATGTACGGTCTCTCCAACACCGCCACCGCCGTCATCAAAGTCACGGACATCAATGACAACCCACCGGAGTTCACTGCAGAGACG TTCTTTGGAGAGGTGCCTGAGAACCGGGTGAATGTCATCGTGGCCAACCTAACGGTGACAGACAAAGACCAGCCCAACACGCCAGCCTGGAACACCGTCTACAAGATCACCGGGGGCGACCCCACCGGCAGGTTCTCCGTGCCAACCGACCCCACCACTAACGAGGGCCTGGTAACTGTTGTCAAG CCAATCGACTATGAGATCAGCAGGACGTACGTGTTGACGGTGGTAGCGGTGAACGAGGTGTCCCTCGCCCGGGGCATCCACTCCCCTCGCCAGTCCACCGCCACGGTCTCCATCAGGGTCATCGATGTCAACGAGAGCCCTAACTTTGAACCCAACCCCAAACTCATCAAACTGGAGGAGGGGATGCAACCAGAATCAGCACTAACCACCTTCACAGCACAGGACCCTGATAGATTCATGCAGCAGACCATTAG ATACACCAGGCTCTCAGACCCAGCCAACTGGCTGAGAATTGACCCTAACACCGGGCACATCACAACCATCGCCGTCCTGGACCGTGAATCGCCCTACGTGAAGGACAACATGTACAGCGCCACCTTCCTGGCCTCTGACAGCG GCATTCCCCCGGCGAGCGGTACAGGCACCCTGCAAATCTTCCTGCTGGACATCAATGACAACGCGCCCCACGTCTACCCCCAGGAGACTGAGATGTGTGAGAAACCTGAGCCCAACGGCTTCAACATCACAGCGCTAGACGGAGACCTCAGCCCTAATGCCGGACCCTTCGCATTCGAGCTGGCTAACAGGCCCTCAGACGTACGGAGAAACTGGACCATCACACGGCTCAGTG GTGACTTTGCCCAGTTGAGCCTGAAGATCAGTTTCCTGGAAAGCGGCATCTACGAGATCCCCATCATCATCACTGACTCTGGCAACCTGCCCATGTCCAACACATCCTACCTGCGGGTCAAGGTGTGTCAGTGTGACCACAACGGGGACTGCACCGACCAGCAGCACATTGTCGCTGCAGGGCTGGGCACGGGCGCCATCATCGCCATCCTGCTCTGCATCATTATCCTGCTCA ttcttgtgttgttgtttgtggtaTGGATGAAGCGTCGTGATAAGGAGCGCCAGGCCAAGCAGCTGCTTATTGACCCTGAGGACGATGTCAGAGACAACATCCTGAAGTATgacgaggagggaggaggagaagaggaccag gaTTACGACTTGAGCCAGCTCCAGCAGCCCGACACGATAGAGCCTGATGCCATCAAACCCGTGGGGATACGGCGTATGGACGAGAGGCCGCTGCACCCTGAGCCCCAGTACCCTATAAGGTCAGCAGCCCCACACCCAGGGGACATCGGAGACTTCATCAATGAG GGACTTAAGGCAGCAGACAACGACCCCACAGCCCCGCCCTACGACTCCCTGCTGGTGTTCGACTACGAGGGCAGTGGTTCCACAGCCGGCTCCCTAAGCTCCCTCAACTCCTCCAGCAGCGGAGGGGACCAGGACTACGATTACCTCAACGACTGGGGCCCTCGCTTCAGAAAACTGGCAGACATGTACGGAGGGAGCGACGACTAG